A window of the Lolium perenne isolate Kyuss_39 chromosome 7, Kyuss_2.0, whole genome shotgun sequence genome harbors these coding sequences:
- the LOC127323781 gene encoding uncharacterized protein, with product MPPPPRLRAIATWLILACVCGAACFLPRAHGANDQGEALLRWKRSLTNGTGAGAALGTWSDSDASPCRWTGVACDARGNVVSLIIKNVDLGGAVPAGLLRPLAPSLETLVLSGTNLTGAIPKELGGYAALTTVDLSGNTLSGAIPAELCRLAKLQTLALNTNSLQGAIPDGIGNLTALTSLTLYDNELSGTIPATIGSLKKLQVLRAGGNPALKGPLPSEIGGCTALTMLGLAETGLSGSLPDTIGQLKNLQTLAIYTAMLTGTIPESIGNCTQLTSLYLYQNSLTGSVPPQLGQLRKLQTVLLWQNQLVGTIPTEIGNCKELVLIDLSLNGLTGPIPRSFGGLSKLQQLQLSTNKLTGTIPSELSNCTSLTDVEVDNNELSGEIDIDFPRLRNLTLFYAWQNRLTGGVPASLAQCEGMQSLDLSYNNLTGSIPRELFALQNLTKLLLLSNELSGFIPPEIGNCTNLYRLRLNENRLSGTIPAEIGKLKNLNFLDLGSNRLVGPLPASMSGCDNLEFIDLHSNSLSGALPDQLPRSLQIVDISDNRLTGLLGPGIGRLPELTKLSLGKNRISGGIPPELGSCEKLQLLDLGDNVLSGGIPQELSMLPFLEISLNLSCNRLSGEIPSQFGSLDKLACLDVSYNQLSGSLAPLARLENLVTLNISYNAFSGELPDTPFFQKLPLSNIAGNHLLVVGAGADENSRRAAVSALKLAMTILVAVSAFLLVTATYVLARSRRRNSSAINSGAAEAWEVTLYQKLDFSVDDVVRGLTSANVIGTGSSGVVYRVELPNGEPLAVKKMWSSDEAGAFRNEISALGSIRHRNIVRLLGWGANRSTKLLFYTYLPNGSLSGFLHRGGVKGAADWGARYEVALGVAHAVAYLHHDCLPAILHGDIKAMNVLLGPSNEPYLADFGLARVLTGVIEPGSSAKLDTSKPRIAGSYGYIAPEYASMQRITEKSDVYSFGVVVLEMLTGKHPLDPTLPGGTHLVQWVREHTQAKRAVAELLDARLRGKPEAQLHEMLQVFAVAMLCISHRADDRPAMKDVVALLKEIKRPTDSAADDDGKEQPCGAQAEQRSPAPRSALPPMGGSSNCSFAMSDYSS from the exons ATGCCTCCTCCTCCGCGGTTACGCGCCATCGCGACGTGGCTGATCCTCGCGTGCGTCTGCGGCGCGGCTTGCTTCCTGCCGCGTGCCCATGGCGCCAACGACCAGGGCGAGGCGCTGCTGCGATGGAAGCGCTCGCTCACGAACGGCACTGGCGCAGGCGCCGCGCTGGGGACGTGGAGCGACTCGGACGCGAGCCCGTGCCGGTGGACCGGCGTGGCGTGCGACGCGCGCGGCAACGTGGTGTCGCTGATCATCAAGAACGTCGACCTCGGCGGGGCCGTGCCGGCGGGCTTGCTCCGGCCGCTCGCGCCGTCGCTCGAGACGCTGGTGCTCTCGGGAACCAACCTCACCGGCGCGATCCCCAAGGAGCTCGGTGGGTACGCCGCGCTGACCACAGTTGACCTCAGCGGAAACACCCTCTCCGGCGCGATCCCGGCCGAGCTCTGCCGGCTCGCCAAGCTCCAGACGCTGGCGCTCAACACCAACTCGCTGCAGGGCGCCATCCCGGACGGCATTGGCAACCTCACCGCGCTGACGTCCCTCACGCTATACGACAACGAGCTGAGCGGCACGATCCCGGCGACCATCGGGAGCctgaagaagctgcaggtgctgcGCGCCGGCGGGAACCCCGCGCTGAAGGGTCCGTTGCCGTCCGAGATCGGCGGGTGCACCGCCCTCACCATGCTCGGCCTCGCCGAGACCGGCCTCTCAGGCAGCCTCCCGGACACGATCGGCCAGCTCAAGAACCTCCAGACCCTCGCCATCTACACCGCCATGCTGACCGGCACCATCCCCGAGAGCATCGGCAACTGCACCCAGCTCACCAGCCTCTACCTGTACCAGAATTCTCTCACCGGCTCCGTGCCGCCGCAGCTCGGCCAGCTCCGCAAGCTGCAGACGGTGCTCCTGTGGCAGAACCAGCTCGTTGGCACGATACCAACGGAGATTGGTAACTGCAAGGAGCTCGTGCTCATCGACCTGTCGCTCAACGGGCTCACGGGCCCCATCCCGAGGAGCTTCGGCGGGCTGTCCAAGCTGCAGCAGCTACAGCTCAGCACGAACAAGCTCACCGGCACCATCCCATCGGAGCTCTCCAACTGCACGTCGCTCACCGACGTCGAGGTGGACAACAACGAGCTGTCGGGAGAGATCGACATCGACTTCCCGAGGCTACGCAACCTGACGCTGTTCTACGCGTGGCAGAACCGGCTCACCGGCGGCGTGCCTGCCAGCCTGGCTCAGTGTGAAGGCATGCAGTCGCTGGATCTTTCCTACAACAACCTCACCGGCTCCATCCCGAGGGAGCTGTTCGCCctgcagaatttgaccaagttgcTGCTCCTCAGCAACGAGCTCTCGGGGTTTATACCGCCGGAGATCGGCAACTGCACAAATCTCTACCGCCTCCGGCTCAACGAAAACCGGCTTTCGGGCACCATACCTGCCGAGATCGGCAAGCTGAAGAACCTCAATTTCCTCGACCTTGGAAGCAACCGCCTCGTCGGCCCTCTGCCGGCGTCCATGTCGGGGTGCGACAACCTCGAGTTCATTGACCTGCACTCCAACTCCCTGTCCGGCGCGCTCCCGGACCAGCTTCCGCGCAGTCTTCAGATCGTCGACATCTCCGACAACCGCCTCACCGGGCTGTTGGGCCCCGGCATTGGGAGGCTGCCGGAGCTGACCAAGCTTAGCCTCGGGAAGAACCGGATCTCCGGCGGCATCCCACCGGAGCTTGGTTCTTGCGAGAAGCTCCAGCTGTTGGACCTCGGCGACAACGTGCTCTCGGGCGGCATCCCGCAGGAGCTGAGCATGCTTCCTTTCTTGGAAATTTCACTCAATCTCAGCTGCAACCGCCTGTCGGGCGAGATTCCGTCGCAGTTCGGCAGCCTGGATAAGCTCGCCTGCCTCGACGTGTCCTACAATCAGCTCTCCGGCAGCCTAGCGCCTCTCGCGAGGTTGGAGAACCTCGTCACGCTCAACATCTCCTACAACGCTTTCTCCGGCGAGCTCCCGGACACGCCTTTCTTCCAGAAGCTCCCGCTCAGCAACATCGCCGGCAACCACCTGCTTGTCGTTGGCGCCGGTGCCGACGAGAACTCCCGGCGGGCGGCCGTCTCGGCTTTGAAGCTCGCGATGACGATCCTCGTGGCGGTGAGCGCGTTCCTCCTTGTGACTGCCACGTACGTCCTCGCCCGCTCGCGCCGCCGGAACAGTAGTGCCATCAACAGTGGCGCCGCTGAGGCGTGGGAGGTGACCCTGTACCAGAAGCTGGACTTCTCGGTGGACGACGTGGTGCGTGGCCTCACGTCGGCGAACGTGATCGGCACGGGAAGCTCGGGCGTGGTCTACCGCGTGGAGCTCCCCAACGGCGAGCCGCTCGCCGTGAAGAAGATGTGGTCCTCCGACGAGGCCGGCGCGTTCCGCAACGAGATCTCGGCGCTGGGCTCCATCCGGCACCGCAACATCGTGCGGCTGCTCGGGTGGGGCGCCAACCGGAGCACCAAGCTGCTGTTCTACACCTACCTGCCCAACGGCAGCCTCAGCGGCTTCCTCCACCGCGGCGGCGTCAAGGGCGCCGCCGACTGGGGCGCCCGGTACGAGGTCGCGCTCGGCGTCGCGCACGCCGTGGCGTACCTCCACCACGACTGCCTGCCCGCCATCCTGCACGGAGACATCAAGGCCATGAACGTCCTGCTCGGCCCGAGCAACGAGCCGTACCTCGCCGACTTCGGCCTCGCGCGCGTCCTGACCGGCGTGATCGAGCCCGGCAGCTCCGCCAAGCTGGACACGTCCAAGCCGCGCATCGCTGGATCGTATGGATACATCGCGCCAG AGTACGCGTCCATGCAGAGGATCACGGAGAAGAGCGATGTGTACAGCTTCGGCGTCGTGGTGCTGGAGATGCTTACGGGGAAGCACCCGCTGGACCCAACGCTGCCGGGCGGGACGCACCTGGTGCAGTGGGTGAGGGAGCACACGCAGGCGAAGCGGGCCGTGGCGGAGCTCCTCGACGCGCGGCTGCGCGGCAAGCCGGAGGCGCAGCTGCACGAGATGCTGCAGGTGTTCGCCGTGGCCATGCTTTGCATCAGCCACCGCGCCGACGACCGGCCGGCCATGAAGGACGTAGTCGCGCTGCTCAAGGAGATCAAACGGCCCACCGATagcgccgccgatgacgacggcaAGGAGCAGCCGTGCGGTGCTCAGGCCGAGCAGCGCTCGCCGGCTCCTCGGAGCGCGCTGCCGCCGATGGGCGGCTCATCAAACTGCTCCTTTGCCATGTCTGATTACTCGAGCtaa